A window of the Geothermobacter hydrogeniphilus genome harbors these coding sequences:
- a CDS encoding chemotaxis protein CheD, giving the protein MTCAQRVGIAEIRIAGAPERLVSYGLGSCLGVMLYAPELRCGGLAHTLLPEPGQKGAGNRPGKFVRTAIPALIAGLEQFGAERRQLVAKLCGGAHMFQNLNGRMTIGERNIRVARMLLEELRIPLLAEDVGGCQGRTCEFRLEDGKVLVRLARGRDKLREL; this is encoded by the coding sequence GTGACGTGCGCGCAGCGGGTCGGGATCGCCGAGATCCGCATCGCCGGCGCTCCGGAACGGCTGGTCAGCTACGGTCTCGGTTCCTGTCTGGGGGTGATGCTGTATGCTCCCGAGCTGCGCTGCGGCGGACTGGCTCACACCCTGCTGCCGGAGCCGGGGCAGAAGGGCGCGGGCAACCGGCCGGGCAAGTTCGTCAGGACTGCCATCCCGGCATTGATCGCGGGGCTGGAGCAGTTCGGCGCTGAGCGTCGGCAGCTGGTGGCGAAGCTCTGCGGTGGTGCCCATATGTTTCAGAATCTGAACGGTCGCATGACCATCGGCGAACGAAATATCCGAGTCGCCAGGATGCTGCTGGAGGAATTGCGGATTCCGCTGCTGGCCGAGGATGTCGGCGGCTGCCAGGGGCGGACCTGCGAGTTCCGCCTGGAGGACGGCAAAGTTTTGGTGCGCCTCGCCCGCGGCCGTGATAAACTCAGGGAACTTTGA
- a CDS encoding response regulator: MSCRVLIVDDALFMRNMLKDIFTRADDFEVVGEAQNGAEAVERYRELRPDLVTMDIVMPLKSGIEALVEIIAEDASARVVMCSALGQESLIVEAVGAGAREFIVKPFQEAKVLEVARRVTAH, translated from the coding sequence ATGAGTTGTCGGGTACTGATTGTTGATGATGCCCTGTTCATGCGCAATATGCTGAAGGATATTTTTACCCGCGCCGACGATTTCGAGGTGGTGGGCGAGGCGCAGAACGGGGCCGAGGCGGTGGAACGCTACCGGGAACTGCGCCCCGACCTGGTGACCATGGACATTGTCATGCCGTTGAAAAGCGGTATCGAGGCGCTTGTTGAAATCATCGCCGAGGACGCTTCGGCCCGGGTGGTGATGTGCAGCGCCCTGGGGCAGGAGAGCCTGATTGTCGAGGCGGTCGGCGCCGGTGCCAGGGAATTTATTGTCAAGCCCTTCCAGGAAGCGAAGGTCCTTGAAGTCGCCCGCCGGGTGACCGCCCACTGA
- a CDS encoding chemotaxis protein CheA yields MDMSKYREMFLSETREHLAGMARRLVDLEKAPDDREVIDTLFREAHSVKGMAASMGYQRMAGLAHALEDLLDGFRGDGEVPATAIDRLLAGCDLLEGLLEDIAAERPERSIDAFLQNPAGEEEIPPAEAIPTGEEIEVLELEPVAETIPLELTVEIADHAPAPAARALLVLRELERFGELLEQWPSQEELFKGGVVRHLRVRLESSCERSEIEAALLAMSDLAGVRWGEDSEDEALPRRRREDSERTVRVRTELLDRFINLTGELMTTRSMLQSAQKRRSWQDLGEGLDQLSLLVNNLHHKVLEVRMMPVSSITGRLPRLVRDQARKTGKKVDLQIHGDEVELDRAILEELADPLVHLLRNAVDHGIDREGVIAVRAWRERDLVLVEVADNGRGIDPRQIRDKALAKGLINASQARAMGDRDLLGLICLPGFSTADQVTETSGRGVGMDVVKAAVENLGGVLDILSAPGEGTRMLLKLPVSVAIIQILLVACAGQTVALPITRVHRTLEVSREQLQSSGRQLVLPLDDEIVPLLSLRKLLKLPNRPFAGSVPLVITELRGRRVGLVVDRLVGQNQVFVKSLGFPLDRLPGVTGASILGDGQVVFLIDPQGLLDAAGQAA; encoded by the coding sequence ATGGATATGTCCAAATATCGCGAGATGTTTCTCAGCGAAACCCGCGAGCATCTTGCCGGCATGGCGCGTCGACTGGTTGACCTGGAGAAGGCACCGGATGACCGCGAGGTGATTGACACCCTGTTTCGCGAAGCCCACTCGGTCAAGGGGATGGCGGCGTCGATGGGTTATCAGCGGATGGCCGGCCTGGCCCACGCGCTGGAAGATCTGCTCGACGGCTTTCGCGGTGACGGCGAAGTCCCGGCGACGGCCATCGATCGGCTGCTGGCCGGTTGCGACCTGCTCGAAGGACTGCTGGAGGATATCGCCGCCGAACGTCCGGAACGCTCCATCGACGCTTTTTTGCAGAACCCGGCTGGAGAGGAGGAGATCCCGCCGGCCGAGGCGATTCCGACCGGAGAGGAGATCGAGGTTCTTGAACTGGAACCGGTTGCCGAGACGATCCCGCTGGAGTTGACGGTCGAGATCGCCGACCACGCCCCGGCACCCGCCGCCAGGGCGCTGCTGGTGCTGCGTGAGCTGGAGCGGTTCGGAGAGTTGCTGGAACAATGGCCGAGCCAGGAGGAGTTGTTCAAGGGCGGCGTGGTCCGTCACCTGCGGGTGCGGCTCGAATCCTCCTGCGAAAGATCCGAAATCGAAGCGGCGCTGCTGGCCATGAGTGACCTGGCCGGGGTGCGTTGGGGGGAGGACAGCGAGGATGAAGCTCTTCCCCGCCGCCGTCGTGAAGACAGCGAGCGGACGGTGCGTGTTCGTACCGAGCTGCTGGATCGCTTTATCAACCTCACCGGTGAGTTGATGACTACCCGTTCGATGCTGCAGTCGGCGCAGAAGAGGCGCTCCTGGCAGGATCTGGGTGAGGGACTTGACCAGCTTTCGCTGCTGGTCAACAACCTGCATCACAAGGTTCTTGAGGTCCGCATGATGCCGGTTTCCAGCATTACCGGCCGCCTGCCGCGGCTGGTGCGCGACCAGGCCCGCAAGACCGGCAAAAAGGTTGACCTGCAGATCCACGGCGATGAGGTTGAACTCGATCGCGCGATTCTCGAAGAACTGGCCGATCCCCTGGTTCACCTGCTGCGCAACGCCGTTGACCACGGTATCGACCGTGAGGGCGTGATCGCGGTAAGGGCCTGGCGCGAGCGCGACCTGGTCCTGGTCGAGGTGGCCGACAACGGTCGCGGTATTGACCCACGGCAGATTCGCGACAAAGCCCTGGCGAAGGGCTTGATCAATGCCTCCCAGGCCCGCGCCATGGGGGATCGCGACCTGCTCGGGCTGATCTGTCTGCCGGGGTTTTCCACGGCCGATCAGGTCACCGAAACCTCCGGACGCGGGGTCGGGATGGATGTGGTCAAGGCGGCGGTTGAGAATCTCGGCGGCGTGCTCGATATCCTCTCCGCTCCCGGTGAAGGAACCCGCATGCTGCTCAAACTGCCGGTGTCGGTGGCCATTATCCAGATTCTGCTGGTCGCGTGCGCCGGACAGACCGTCGCCCTGCCGATCACCCGGGTTCATCGAACCCTCGAAGTGTCCCGCGAGCAGCTGCAGTCCTCCGGCAGGCAGCTGGTGTTGCCGCTTGATGATGAGATCGTTCCCCTGTTGTCGCTGCGCAAGCTTCTGAAGCTGCCGAACCGGCCCTTTGCCGGCAGCGTGCCGCTGGTGATCACCGAACTCCGCGGTCGTCGTGTCGGCCTGGTGGTCGACCGCCTGGTCGGGCAGAATCAGGTTTTCGTCAAAAGTCTCGGTTTTCCCCTTGACCGGTTGCCGGGAGTCACCGGCGCCTCAATTCTCGGCGACGGCCAGGTGGTTTTTCTCATCGACCCCCAGGGGCTGCTCGATGCCGCCGGCCAGGCCGCCTGA
- a CDS encoding methyl-accepting chemotaxis protein produces the protein MRVEISYKFIMGFIIVVASIVVLNLLVPKVGIPEQWQQLVSVGVALLVGLLLGWLFSKVFTANIRSLREGAERLRNGDLSRYVRLRQSLFEDETADLANSLNTVVDSLRELVGYIRSTSVKTAESAQSLSATSQEMTASAHEVANTVEQISKGAETQSEMVDRSSTLIKEMAMSIDLVAASAKKVKTAAAETTRTAEQGGGVARETLGKMRQVFQTVEQSGQQMVSFSGQVQQVGQIVEVITGIAQKTNLLALNATIEAARAGEYGRGFAVVADEIRKLADSTSQSAGEITTLIEVIREESQKVLDAIQRSMTQVEEGHRAVDQTGSSFEAIIETAAVTQTKADAIADLATQQTEGARKVVSAIDEIANVITDNAAAVQEVSAASEEQSASMEEMAHQAQELSNLAEELLAMVSRFHLGADRG, from the coding sequence ATGCGTGTCGAAATCAGTTACAAGTTCATCATGGGGTTCATCATCGTGGTGGCCTCGATTGTGGTGCTCAACCTGCTGGTGCCGAAGGTCGGAATCCCTGAGCAATGGCAGCAGCTGGTGAGCGTGGGCGTCGCCCTGCTGGTCGGGTTGTTGCTCGGCTGGCTCTTTTCCAAAGTTTTTACCGCCAATATCCGCAGTTTGCGCGAAGGCGCCGAACGGTTGCGCAACGGTGATCTGTCTCGCTACGTGCGCCTGCGCCAGAGCCTGTTCGAGGATGAAACGGCCGATCTCGCCAATTCGCTCAATACCGTCGTCGACAGTCTGCGGGAACTGGTCGGCTACATCCGCAGTACCTCGGTGAAGACCGCCGAATCGGCCCAGTCCCTGTCGGCGACCTCGCAGGAGATGACCGCCTCGGCCCACGAGGTGGCCAATACCGTTGAGCAGATCAGCAAGGGGGCCGAAACCCAGTCCGAAATGGTTGATCGTTCCTCGACCCTGATCAAGGAGATGGCGATGTCCATCGACCTGGTCGCCGCCTCGGCGAAAAAGGTCAAAACCGCCGCCGCAGAAACGACCCGCACCGCCGAGCAGGGCGGCGGGGTGGCGCGTGAAACCCTGGGCAAGATGCGCCAGGTTTTTCAGACCGTCGAGCAGAGTGGCCAGCAGATGGTTTCCTTCAGCGGCCAGGTGCAGCAGGTCGGCCAGATTGTCGAGGTCATCACCGGCATCGCCCAGAAGACCAACCTGCTGGCCCTCAACGCCACCATCGAGGCGGCGCGGGCCGGCGAGTACGGGCGCGGCTTTGCCGTGGTGGCCGATGAAATCCGCAAGCTGGCCGACTCGACCAGTCAGTCGGCGGGCGAAATCACCACCCTGATCGAGGTGATCCGTGAAGAGAGCCAGAAGGTCCTTGATGCGATCCAGCGCAGCATGACCCAGGTCGAGGAAGGACACCGGGCCGTTGATCAGACCGGCAGCAGCTTCGAGGCGATCATCGAAACCGCCGCCGTGACCCAGACCAAGGCCGATGCCATTGCCGATCTCGCCACCCAGCAGACCGAAGGGGCGCGCAAGGTGGTCTCCGCCATCGATGAGATCGCCAACGTCATCACCGACAACGCCGCGGCGGTGCAGGAGGTCTCGGCGGCCAGTGAAGAGCAGTCGGCTTCGATGGAGGAGATGGCTCACCAGGCGCAGGAGCTTTCGAACCTGGCCGAGGAGCTGCTGGCCATGGTCAGCCGTTTTCACCTTGGCGCCGATCGGGGCTGA
- a CDS encoding YajQ family cyclic di-GMP-binding protein: protein MPSFDIVSKVDLQEVDNAVNQTRKEIAQRYDFKGTVNEIDLNEGQITILAADDYKLQAVSDILKGKLARRQVSAKSLDFGKKEPASGGAVRQHVSIIQGVSKEKGKELVKAIKATRLKVQAQIMEDQVRVTGKKIDDLQDVIQALKSQDFGLDLQFVNMRS from the coding sequence GTGCCGAGTTTCGATATTGTTTCCAAGGTCGACCTGCAGGAGGTCGACAACGCCGTCAACCAGACCCGCAAGGAAATCGCCCAGCGCTACGATTTCAAGGGGACGGTCAACGAAATCGACCTGAACGAGGGTCAGATCACCATCCTTGCCGCCGACGATTACAAGCTGCAGGCGGTCAGCGACATCCTCAAGGGCAAACTGGCCCGCCGCCAGGTTTCGGCCAAGAGCCTCGACTTCGGCAAAAAGGAGCCGGCCTCGGGCGGTGCGGTGCGCCAGCATGTCAGCATCATCCAGGGGGTTTCCAAGGAGAAGGGCAAGGAACTGGTCAAGGCGATCAAGGCCACCAGGCTCAAGGTCCAGGCGCAGATCATGGAGGACCAGGTGCGGGTCACAGGCAAGAAGATCGACGACCTGCAGGACGTCATCCAGGCTCTGAAGTCGCAGGATTTCGGCCTCGACCTGCAGTTTGTCAACATGCGTTCGTAA
- a CDS encoding LolA family protein, whose translation MKASILLLVSLLLLPLAGTADAASIGLRDVIQTLERPFQDTTPAAERIQDFQGEFFQESRLASLDQMQRGRGDVAVRFDRSRTRRVPLTMFRWEYRQPTTQEIVSDGKTMYVYLPENRQVIQSNIEFSSQAGVDDPMTFLTGLGNLSRDFLISWGTPNRDIDGNYILKLRPRRVSSLIREMLLVVDRRAVTEFVQQGKTGIRFPILSSTVTDPNDNTTTIEFRQLQVNRGISAARFHFILPAGVEVVRPTGKEMGF comes from the coding sequence ATGAAAGCTTCGATCCTGTTGCTGGTTTCGTTGTTGCTGCTGCCCCTCGCCGGCACTGCCGACGCCGCGAGCATCGGTCTGCGTGACGTCATCCAGACTCTGGAGCGCCCCTTCCAGGACACCACCCCCGCGGCGGAGAGAATCCAGGATTTTCAGGGTGAATTTTTCCAGGAATCGCGTCTCGCCTCACTGGACCAGATGCAGCGCGGCCGGGGGGATGTCGCGGTGCGTTTTGACCGCAGCCGGACCCGCAGGGTGCCGTTGACCATGTTCCGTTGGGAATACCGTCAGCCGACCACCCAGGAGATCGTTTCCGACGGCAAGACCATGTACGTCTATCTGCCGGAGAATCGCCAGGTGATCCAGTCGAATATCGAATTCTCGAGCCAGGCCGGAGTCGATGACCCGATGACCTTTCTGACCGGTCTCGGCAACCTGTCGCGTGATTTTCTGATCAGCTGGGGGACGCCCAACCGTGATATCGACGGCAATTACATCCTCAAGCTGCGGCCGCGGCGGGTCTCGTCGCTGATCCGCGAGATGCTGCTGGTGGTCGATCGGCGGGCGGTCACCGAGTTCGTCCAGCAGGGAAAAACCGGCATCCGTTTTCCGATCCTGTCGTCGACCGTGACCGACCCCAACGACAATACCACCACTATTGAATTCCGTCAGCTGCAGGTCAACCGCGGCATCTCCGCGGCCCGCTTCCATTTCATTCTCCCGGCGGGGGTGGAGGTGGTAAGGCCAACAGGCAAAGAAATGGGCTTTTAA
- a CDS encoding chemotaxis protein CheC — MDFQQLDSRQQDTLRELSNIGMGHAATSLSQLVGRTIMLHVPRVMTVDLSEVPDLLGGPERLVAGVILKLEGAAGGNMLLVLPRASAEQLLQILLGSTVGLDDELGVSTLKEIGNILASSYLNALGGMLGMTLYPSVPQLAYDMAGAVIDHVLGELGESGDLALVLETEFSGDEVDADPIRGHFFLLPDPRTLELVLAAVGGSR; from the coding sequence ATGGATTTTCAGCAACTCGACAGTCGTCAGCAGGACACCCTGCGTGAATTGAGCAATATCGGCATGGGGCATGCTGCCACCTCGCTGTCGCAACTGGTCGGCCGGACCATCATGCTGCATGTGCCGCGGGTGATGACCGTTGACCTGTCCGAGGTGCCTGACCTGCTGGGCGGCCCGGAACGGCTGGTTGCCGGGGTCATTTTGAAACTCGAAGGCGCGGCCGGCGGGAACATGCTGCTGGTCCTGCCCCGGGCCAGCGCCGAACAGCTGCTGCAGATCCTGCTCGGTTCGACGGTCGGCCTGGACGATGAACTGGGGGTGTCGACCCTGAAGGAGATCGGCAACATTCTCGCCTCCTCCTATCTCAACGCCCTTGGCGGGATGCTCGGCATGACGCTCTATCCGTCCGTCCCGCAGCTGGCTTACGACATGGCCGGCGCGGTCATCGATCATGTTCTCGGCGAACTCGGCGAATCGGGCGACCTGGCTCTGGTGCTGGAGACCGAATTCTCCGGCGACGAGGTCGACGCCGACCCGATCCGCGGTCATTTCTTCCTGTTGCCGGATCCGCGGACGCTGGAACTGGTTCTCGCCGCGGTCGGAGGTTCCCGGTGA
- a CDS encoding chemotaxis protein CheW, which produces MRQVLTFTLGEELYGLEISAIQEIVEAPALFYIPGADDRYLGAINFHGSIVPVLNLARLLGFSETEPESRIIVTCSEIAVLGLAVGRLGEIVVLDEAETLPGDADQRRANCIGEVVDLAGRMINLFDMTAFLSRLEML; this is translated from the coding sequence GTGCGGCAGGTACTGACATTCACGCTCGGCGAGGAACTGTACGGACTGGAGATCAGTGCCATTCAGGAGATCGTCGAGGCGCCGGCGCTGTTCTACATTCCCGGTGCCGATGACCGCTACCTGGGCGCGATCAATTTTCACGGCAGCATCGTTCCGGTTCTGAATCTCGCCCGACTGCTCGGATTTTCCGAAACCGAACCTGAGTCCAGAATCATCGTCACCTGCAGTGAGATTGCCGTGCTTGGTCTGGCGGTCGGCCGGCTCGGTGAAATCGTGGTTCTGGATGAGGCCGAAACCCTGCCCGGAGATGCCGATCAGCGTCGCGCCAACTGTATCGGCGAGGTTGTCGACCTGGCCGGGCGGATGATCAATCTGTTCGACATGACGGCCTTTTTAAGTCGTCTTGAAATGCTGTGA